A single Primulina eburnea isolate SZY01 chromosome 11, ASM2296580v1, whole genome shotgun sequence DNA region contains:
- the LOC140805489 gene encoding uncharacterized protein has product MIQNTVQFGANALDDPNTHIADFLEICDTLKFNGVSDDVVSLCLFPFSLRDKAKSWLNCLLLRTDITTFSQFEQESLYEAWELYKDLLWRCPHHELPLGLVVQTFYYGFISSNRTMIDAAARGNLLRKTEEEGYELLEEMAASSYQLQSERNNQRSSAGVHQVNEFSVVTT; this is encoded by the exons ATGATCCAGAACACTGTCCAATTTGGGGCAAATGCGCTTGATGATCCAAATACTCACATCGCCGATTTCTTAGAAATTTGCGACACTTTGAAATTTAATGGAGTGTCTGATGATGTAGTTAGTTTgtgtttatttcctttctctttgcgtGACAAAGCTAAATCTTGGTTGAATTGTTTGCTT CTGCGAACGGACATAACCACCTTCTCTCAGTTTGAGCAGGAGTCACTCTACGAGGCTTGGGAGCTCTACAAAGACTTATTGTGGAGATGCCCACATCATGAGttgcctcttgggttagttgtccAAACTTTTTACTATGGCTTTATTTCGTCTAACCGtaccatgatagatgctgcGGCCCGTGGGAATCTGCTGAGGAAAACGGAAGAAGAAGGGTATGAGTtactggaggagatggctgctagcagttatCAACTCCAATCTGAGAGGAATAATCAAAGAAGTAGCGCTGGAGTTCACCAGGTAAATGAATTTTCTGTTGTCACTACATAA